TCAGATAGGGTGGGTTTTTGTGTATTATggtacagtagctactgtagtTAGCTGGACACTCTTCTTTGATGGATAgacttgtttggtttaatttcaTTGATTTGATTTCATAGGTTTGATCTCCTTATATGTGTTAGCAGTGTAAGCTGCACCTCTTTTCAGACTCAACCATTTGAGCCAGTGAGTTGTGGGAGTAACTATGTGTTTCATTCTGCCATTATGGAAAAGGCTTGTCgggttaaaataaaaattaccTTCCTGGGTCTAATTTGGTCAACAGAATGGCAAAAAGGCGGTGTAGTGTGATGGGTAGGTTCGTCAGGTGGGACTCACCTGGCAGGACCAGAGGCAGGCACGTGAGCAGCCACAGGGCAGACGTCATGGCAGCGGGAGCATGTCTGACCTCTCACTTTTCATATTAGCgccctgtcaaaataaaagtgaaagtAACCGAAGTGTGACTGAAGTATTTACCATCATCAAACTACAATGTAGTAAAGCGAGTGTAAAGCCTGACTCCACTGACGCGAGTCATGCTCCCCATAAGCAGTTGCATTATAGTTTTCAATGAAACTTAAATATGAACAATCAGACCAAAATTCGCCACATGAACAACAAGACGCCTCCAACCGGAAGCGAATGCACCGATTCCTGGAAGCAGGGATTCAGCTGTAATTCACTGCTAAGACTAAGACCAAGATGTGAGACGTGAAGAACACGCTTGGCCATAGTTACCTGCGCCGGAAAGCGTTTCCGCCTTTATCCATTAGCGTGAAGTAGAGTCCATGTCAGCGTTTAAACATGCTACAGTACCAGACACGCCATAGGCGAGCGGTCCACACGCTGTGCTTACGCTGCTGCCTCTGAGGACATCTAGTAAAATCCTGTACTTTGCCGATACTGTACAGCCTATTCGCACAATGaagaataattaatttcatgGTCATTTTGTATAGAAGAATTAATTTAATCAGAAAACTAAACTCCCTAGCTGCAGGTAAGGTAAGAGTTGTCCACACAATTATTTGCAAATTATATGATATaaacattaataacaataacataCACAGCATAGAATAAAAAGGCtatgtaacaaacaaacaataatattaaaaatgtagaCGTCatgttttaaactgtttttaataAGTTTTTTGTTACacgctctttgtgtgtgtgtctatgtgtgtgtgcgagactTGTAGATATGTATGTTATATGTTCTAATTATGCACAGTTTTTGTATCTGGCTGTTTCTTTGTAGCTGCTCTGGTAATTTCCCCTCTGTGAGATAAATAAATTCTGTCTTACTTGCAGGACCCGATGGTTCATGAAGACAACACTCAAAGACCGTTATGACGGGAATCACGTGACCCCGTGGCGGCGCATTGATTGGTCCAGAGCGTGGCTTGCAGCCGTAGTTCTGTTGTTTAATACAGCGTCTACATTTTAATGCGTTTCTCTACTTGTCTCGACACGTTACATGGTACTAATGTATTTGTTGTACATTAGTACCATGTAACTGTTTAGATGTAAGTTTAGATGAATATGATAGTGATGAAAGACAGAAAATGTTAACGACAAAATCTTTTACCAttagaaaatatttattaaaaaaatagaatCTTCTTTTAGGAAATAttcatcagacacacagtcaacatGTCATACATGTTTCATGTATTCAgaggcttcctcctcctcttcctcctcttcctcctcgtgtgCATGTCTGCCTTCATACTCATAATTAGTAAAGGCTTTCTGTGAGGGACATGTCGAGGCCACAGTTACCTGATTGTCAGACTCTGTCATTTGTGTATGTGCATTGTTCAAAGTCATATCAGAATCTCTGGTCGTCAGAGTGTCTCTTGTATGCTGCTCCTCTTCCACATCTACGAGCAGTGCAGAAATGGTGACCGAGAACAGATTCACATTTCCAGAGCTGTCACACGCGTTCACCTTGCAGTCTTTTTTTACATTACTTTGACCCTCCTCAGATGTAAAAGAAACTGTTGCTTCTTTACTATCATCTTGATCCGGCCCTCCTTGTACAAGGCCAGTGTCAAACTCTGCAGGTGGCTCCTCCAGCTGAGACGATGACGAATTCCCTGTTACAGCTGGTTTACGATGATCTGAAACACTggtcctgctgcaggagctttCATCCGTGGAAAGCTCTGCATCTCTATCCAAGTAGTCATATTTTtcattgtcctcctcctcctcatcttcactcCTGTCCTCTGAGTTAGCATCACTAGTGGCAACATGTGATGCTGTGGGATGATTGTGCATCCTCTGTTTCTCAATCTGTGAGGTGTCAGAAATCAAGTATGTCCTTGTTGTTTCTGGAGTCAGTGTGTGGCCTTGGCGCAGAGCCACCTGACGCAGCAAAGCAGAAGAGAATTACCCAAATTAATGCTAAACTTGGATTTCCTGATGGTGTTTTAGCTGTAGAGTTTCCTGCTTGCTCAAACACGTTATTAATACGTTATTGAGAACATCTGAGTAAAACTATTAGCAGGATTACCGTAGCTACTCCCACAGGAGAGAGATACAGCCTATCTACAAAGACCTCTAAGGCTCACTGTTCAAATTACTTTTCAATTAATCTATATAGAATTTAAAATGATCAGAAAAACAACATATATTGTAAAAGTGAACATGAACAAAGGCTTTCTTACTATTAGAGCTCGGGGAACAGTTGCCTGCAATTTACCAAGAAATCCAGTGTAGTACAAAAAGGACAAAGAGATCATCAGGGCACCCACGACTACAATCATGAGAGTGAGGCCCACACCTAAAGCAGCAAAGCCTGAAGACATACACAAGCACACAGTCAGACGTCTGGTATTTAAGTCAGAAAGCATCAGCACCTGGCCAAACTGGTTTCATCAATCCTTGATTCATCACAGAGGGTGTTAAACTGCAGCACTGACACACATCAACACTCAACATGCTGTACCTAACTGTACATTAAAGCTGCTGTGGAAGTTATAAACCTCAGTTATTGGTTCAGCTTGCCCATATCGTCTGCGTCAGTCAAGTGTAGCTAACCTGTGTTTTGCTCCTCCTCAGGGCTGGTGAAGGTGCATTTCCAAGCAGAAGCCTTAGTGTTTCGGTTTATTCGAATCTCTGTGACCACCTTCACACAGTACTCTCCCCTCTCTAGGTTGCCAAGAATATAACTCTTGTCATGTGTTTCAACAACACTTGAGTTCAACTAGAGgtcaaacagaaaagaaaaatcattaAAGTTTCCAAACTCATCAATACAGTGCAGATTCATTTGAACATATCTGTGTTATGAAATAGGAACATGTCTCACTGGCTTCTTAGTTGCTTTCCTCCAAAATAGTTTAAATGTAGGATCATAGTAGTCGTATAAATCTTGTATCCCTGATCCCCAATAAGGCTCTGGCATTGAAATGTTGACTTGGATGCAGTTTCCACACCCGGAGAGTGACACTTCTGCTGGATCTATGTGGGCTGAAAAAAAGACAAGTTCTTTTCAAATTTATttaaagagagaaataaataaaaatatttaaaaaaaaaaacagattttttttttatttcaaaatgacaACTGTTATTTTCCCAATTAGCTCCTCACCTAAGGTGAAGAAGTTACTGTAACGTGAAGTAAAGGGCCTGATCATGAGAAGTTAAATGACCACTACCAACTGGTGTCAGGGCCTGTTGGGTCTAGCTGGCGTCACGGGATTCAGGGCAAAATTTGGCCGAAAGCTATATGTTGACGTACTGTGTACACTGGGAATGAAGGTGATTTCCTTGGACTTCTTTGACTGTGTTAGATTGTAGAAAGCCTGTACAGTCAGATGATACTCGTACATGTTGTCCAGCAGCAGATCTAACGATGTGGTATTCGAAGTCAGAAGCTCTTCCTTTTCGTCGTCTCTGCTAAGACAGAAA
This genomic interval from Betta splendens chromosome 21, fBetSpl5.4, whole genome shotgun sequence contains the following:
- the crfb1 gene encoding cytokine receptor family member b1 isoform X1, whose product is MNCVLLILYVTLLHSVLTSLPAPVNVSIDSHNFYHVLRWDPGPGTPPGTVYNITQSRDDEKEELLTSNTTSLDLLLDNMYEYHLTVQAFYNLTQSKKSKEITFIPSVHTHIDPAEVSLSGCGNCIQVNISMPEPYWGSGIQDLYDYYDPTFKLFWRKATKKPLNSSVVETHDKSYILGNLERGEYCVKVVTEIRINRNTKASAWKCTFTSPEEEQNTGFAALGVGLTLMIVVVGALMISLSFLYYTGFLGKLQATVPRALIVALRQGHTLTPETTRTYLISDTSQIEKQRMHNHPTASHVATSDANSEDRSEDEEEEDNEKYDYLDRDAELSTDESSCSRTSVSDHRKPAVTGNSSSSQLEEPPAEFDTGLVQGGPDQDDSKEATVSFTSEEGQSNVKKDCKVNACDSSGNVNLFSVTISALLVDVEEEQHTRDTLTTRDSDMTLNNAHTQMTESDNQVTVASTCPSQKAFTNYEYEGRHAHEEEEEEEEEEASEYMKHV
- the crfb1 gene encoding cytokine receptor family member b1 isoform X2 — translated: MNCVLLILYVTLLHSVLTSLPAPVNVSIDSHNFYHVLRWDPGPGTPPGTVYNITQRDDEKEELLTSNTTSLDLLLDNMYEYHLTVQAFYNLTQSKKSKEITFIPSVHTHIDPAEVSLSGCGNCIQVNISMPEPYWGSGIQDLYDYYDPTFKLFWRKATKKPLNSSVVETHDKSYILGNLERGEYCVKVVTEIRINRNTKASAWKCTFTSPEEEQNTGFAALGVGLTLMIVVVGALMISLSFLYYTGFLGKLQATVPRALIVALRQGHTLTPETTRTYLISDTSQIEKQRMHNHPTASHVATSDANSEDRSEDEEEEDNEKYDYLDRDAELSTDESSCSRTSVSDHRKPAVTGNSSSSQLEEPPAEFDTGLVQGGPDQDDSKEATVSFTSEEGQSNVKKDCKVNACDSSGNVNLFSVTISALLVDVEEEQHTRDTLTTRDSDMTLNNAHTQMTESDNQVTVASTCPSQKAFTNYEYEGRHAHEEEEEEEEEEASEYMKHV
- the crfb1 gene encoding cytokine receptor family member b1 isoform X3 — translated: MIRPFTSRYSNFFTLAHIDPAEVSLSGCGNCIQVNISMPEPYWGSGIQDLYDYYDPTFKLFWRKATKKPLNSSVVETHDKSYILGNLERGEYCVKVVTEIRINRNTKASAWKCTFTSPEEEQNTGFAALGVGLTLMIVVVGALMISLSFLYYTGFLGKLQATVPRALIVALRQGHTLTPETTRTYLISDTSQIEKQRMHNHPTASHVATSDANSEDRSEDEEEEDNEKYDYLDRDAELSTDESSCSRTSVSDHRKPAVTGNSSSSQLEEPPAEFDTGLVQGGPDQDDSKEATVSFTSEEGQSNVKKDCKVNACDSSGNVNLFSVTISALLVDVEEEQHTRDTLTTRDSDMTLNNAHTQMTESDNQVTVASTCPSQKAFTNYEYEGRHAHEEEEEEEEEEASEYMKHV
- the crfb1 gene encoding cytokine receptor family member b1 isoform X4, whose protein sequence is MNCVLLILYVTLLHSVLTSLPAPVNVSIDSHNFYHVLRWDPGPGTPPGTVYNITQSRDDEKEELLTSNTTSLDLLLDNMYEYHLTVQAFYNLTQSKKSKEITFIPSVHTHIDPAEVSLSGCGNCIQVNISMPEPYWGSGIQDLYDYYDPTFKLFWRKATKKPLNSSVVETHDKSYILGNLERGEYCVKVVTEIRINRNTKASAWKCTFTSPEEEQNTGFAALGVGLTLMIVVVGALMISLSFLYYTGFLGGSAPRPHTDSRNNKDILDF